In the genome of Hyphobacterium sp. CCMP332, one region contains:
- the rnr gene encoding ribonuclease R, with the protein MNKRKKQSKKGNSESNQNKFSASQYANQIMHLLDLHPGRAYTLKQVQQHLYARNKRDKNNVEATLHQLVQQGKIEQFRKHFQSKSASVNMTGRVDHVSPHFAFVIPLEGDENDVMIRTPDLNGAIDGDIVKISIFPGAKGRDGRKAGEVKEIIERKHTEIVGSLELSEMYGFVIPNSRKIYEDIFIPGNKLGDAKEDDLVIAEITRWPEKANKNPEGRIKKILGKVGENDAEMHAIMLEFGLPYEFSKEILNIAEQIPESIPESEIKKRRDFRPITTFTIDPADAKDFDDALSIRTLENGNFEIGVHIADVTYFLKEGSILDKEAYKRATSVYLVDRTVPMLPEKLSNNLCSLKPKVDRLCYSAVFEMDKNAKVYNKWFGRAIIHSDRRFSYEEAQELIEGKKGDYFEEINTLNNLALKLRKKRFDEGSIAFESTEIKFDLDENGKPIGLIPKVRKEAHKMIEDFMLLANKSVAEYIHNFKGTNGQYTFVYRTHDYPDHEKLMNFAAFAKNFGHNINIEEQGLSKTLNKLSQEVEGKPEQNILQSLAIRAMAKAVYTTAPNGHFGLGFQHYTHFTSPIRRYPDAMVHRLLDNYLNNGKNPNRAELEKKCEHSSAMEKLASDAERASTKYKQIEWMQEMVGEEFDGIISGMNDFGIYVELVETKCEGMIRMRDIESDYFELQPEKFRIVGQKSGKIIKFGDKIRVKVKSTDINRRTMDLLIADDGN; encoded by the coding sequence ATGAACAAAAGAAAAAAACAGTCCAAAAAAGGCAATTCTGAATCCAATCAGAATAAATTTTCAGCCTCACAATACGCCAATCAAATAATGCACCTTTTGGATTTACATCCGGGCAGGGCATATACGCTTAAGCAGGTTCAGCAGCATTTATATGCAAGAAATAAGAGAGATAAAAACAATGTAGAAGCCACATTGCACCAACTTGTTCAGCAGGGCAAAATAGAGCAATTCAGAAAGCATTTTCAAAGCAAATCAGCGTCTGTAAATATGACCGGTAGAGTCGATCATGTAAGCCCACATTTTGCCTTTGTCATTCCCCTGGAGGGAGATGAAAATGATGTAATGATCCGAACACCGGATTTGAACGGCGCAATTGATGGGGACATCGTAAAAATCTCAATATTTCCCGGTGCGAAAGGAAGAGATGGAAGGAAAGCTGGAGAGGTTAAAGAAATAATAGAGAGAAAACATACCGAAATTGTCGGAAGTCTGGAATTATCCGAAATGTACGGATTTGTAATACCAAACAGCAGGAAAATTTATGAGGATATATTTATCCCGGGCAATAAACTGGGAGATGCCAAAGAAGATGACCTAGTCATTGCCGAAATTACCAGGTGGCCAGAAAAAGCAAATAAAAATCCTGAAGGCAGGATAAAGAAGATTCTTGGGAAAGTAGGTGAAAACGATGCTGAGATGCATGCTATCATGCTGGAGTTTGGCCTGCCTTATGAATTTAGCAAGGAAATATTAAATATCGCTGAGCAAATTCCTGAAAGCATTCCTGAATCTGAAATAAAAAAACGCAGGGATTTTAGGCCAATTACCACTTTTACAATTGACCCCGCAGATGCCAAGGATTTTGATGATGCGCTTTCCATAAGAACACTAGAAAATGGAAATTTTGAAATCGGTGTGCATATTGCCGATGTTACTTATTTTCTCAAAGAAGGCAGTATTCTTGATAAGGAGGCTTATAAGAGAGCCACTTCTGTGTATTTGGTGGATCGCACCGTTCCAATGTTGCCGGAAAAACTTTCCAACAATTTGTGTTCATTAAAACCGAAGGTTGACCGGCTTTGCTATTCTGCTGTATTTGAGATGGACAAAAACGCGAAAGTTTATAATAAGTGGTTTGGAAGAGCAATCATTCATTCTGACCGGCGATTTTCATATGAAGAAGCCCAGGAATTAATTGAGGGGAAAAAGGGCGATTATTTTGAAGAGATAAATACACTAAATAATCTTGCTCTAAAACTTAGAAAAAAACGTTTTGATGAAGGCTCAATTGCTTTTGAATCCACTGAAATTAAGTTTGACCTTGACGAAAATGGAAAACCCATTGGACTGATTCCCAAAGTTCGAAAGGAAGCCCACAAAATGATTGAGGATTTTATGTTGCTCGCAAACAAAAGTGTGGCAGAATATATACATAATTTCAAAGGCACCAATGGTCAATATACCTTTGTCTACAGAACGCACGATTATCCCGATCATGAAAAACTTATGAATTTTGCCGCTTTTGCAAAGAATTTTGGCCATAATATCAACATCGAAGAGCAGGGCTTATCCAAAACTCTGAATAAGCTTTCGCAAGAGGTAGAAGGCAAGCCGGAACAAAATATATTGCAAAGTCTGGCCATTCGCGCCATGGCCAAAGCCGTTTATACGACAGCGCCTAATGGGCATTTTGGACTGGGTTTTCAGCACTACACGCATTTCACATCGCCCATCAGAAGATATCCCGATGCCATGGTTCATCGTCTCCTGGACAATTATCTCAACAATGGAAAAAATCCAAATCGAGCCGAATTGGAAAAGAAATGTGAGCATTCCTCCGCGATGGAAAAATTGGCATCCGACGCCGAAAGAGCATCCACCAAATACAAACAAATAGAATGGATGCAGGAAATGGTTGGTGAAGAATTTGACGGGATTATTTCAGGAATGAATGATTTTGGAATTTATGTTGAATTGGTTGAAACCAAGTGCGAAGGCATGATAAGAATGCGTGACATAGAAAGTGATTACTTTGAATTACAGCCCGAAAAATTCAGAATTGTAGGACAGAAGAGCGGTAAAATCATAAAATTCGGTGATAAAATAAGAGTGAAAGTG
- a CDS encoding ABC transporter ATP-binding protein — protein sequence MHSKDSLLSVKNLSVRYHPDTLAVNNISFSIKKSEILALTGESGSGKSSLAFAIPRLLADSNIEGEVLFDSNIYNKIDLLTCDSNKLSQILGNEISMVFQDSLSSLNPVRKCGIQIQETLEKHQKITSSESKKLVLNTLSLCQLNNVEKVYNSYPHELSGGQIQRVAIAIAIINKPSLLIADEITSNLDSPTRDEILNLLLKIKSELSLSILFVSHDIKILQDFSDEIIVLNKGNQVEKGPATNILSEPEEKYTKSLLSNSVFNKAIQKTNTNSSILSVSGLEIIYNQGQSFFFNRQKSFTAVDRISFKLKKGEILGLVGKSGSGKTSIGKAIVKLIKSKSGSIKFYDTPISDLDGKNLRNLRKSIQIIFQNPSASLDPRINIGYCLKEPFLSHDLLEKGESVDDKIKELLLLVGLDQSFAKRLPDELSGGEKQRVCIARALSLRPEILICDEALSSLDANIKRGILDLLGSLREKKGLSILFISHDNDIVEYFCDRILRLENGKIISEQ from the coding sequence ATGCATAGTAAAGACAGCCTTTTATCTGTTAAAAACCTAAGTGTCAGATACCATCCTGATACACTTGCTGTTAACAATATAAGCTTCAGCATCAAAAAATCTGAGATTTTAGCCTTAACCGGAGAGTCGGGTAGTGGAAAAAGCAGCCTGGCGTTTGCAATTCCACGTTTGCTTGCAGATTCTAATATTGAAGGAGAAGTATTATTTGATTCTAACATTTACAATAAAATTGATCTGCTTACCTGTGATTCGAATAAATTAAGTCAAATTCTGGGAAATGAAATTTCAATGGTTTTTCAGGATTCCCTTTCCTCATTAAACCCCGTTAGAAAATGCGGTATTCAGATTCAGGAAACTTTAGAAAAGCATCAAAAAATAACGTCATCTGAGTCAAAGAAATTGGTCCTGAATACTTTAAGTTTATGTCAATTGAACAATGTTGAAAAAGTTTATAATTCATATCCCCATGAATTATCAGGTGGGCAAATTCAAAGAGTAGCCATTGCCATCGCAATTATCAATAAACCAAGTTTATTGATAGCAGATGAAATTACAAGCAATTTAGATTCCCCTACACGCGATGAAATTTTGAATTTGCTATTAAAGATAAAATCAGAATTGTCACTTTCTATTCTTTTTGTATCACATGATATCAAAATACTGCAAGATTTCTCTGACGAAATAATAGTATTAAATAAAGGAAATCAGGTTGAAAAAGGACCCGCAACAAATATATTGTCTGAGCCTGAAGAAAAATATACCAAGTCCTTACTTTCAAATTCCGTTTTTAATAAAGCGATACAAAAAACAAACACTAATTCATCCATTCTTAGCGTAAGTGGACTTGAAATCATTTATAATCAGGGTCAATCCTTTTTTTTTAACAGACAAAAATCATTTACTGCTGTTGATCGAATATCTTTTAAATTAAAAAAGGGAGAAATTCTTGGTTTGGTTGGCAAAAGTGGAAGCGGAAAGACCAGTATTGGAAAAGCTATTGTAAAATTAATTAAGTCGAAGAGCGGTTCTATAAAATTTTATGATACCCCTATTTCCGACTTGGATGGAAAAAATCTGCGTAATTTGCGAAAATCAATCCAGATAATATTTCAAAATCCATCCGCTTCCCTTGACCCGCGAATTAATATTGGTTATTGTCTTAAAGAACCATTTTTAAGTCATGACTTATTAGAAAAAGGTGAATCAGTTGATGATAAGATAAAAGAGCTATTATTATTGGTTGGTTTGGACCAAAGCTTTGCTAAGCGACTACCGGATGAGCTTTCAGGAGGGGAAAAACAAAGGGTTTGCATTGCGAGAGCCCTTTCATTGCGCCCTGAGATATTAATTTGTGATGAAGCTTTATCCTCCCTTGATGCCAATATTAAAAGAGGAATTCTGGATTTATTGGGTTCACTTAGAGAAAAGAAAGGTTTAAGTATTTTGTTTATAAGCCATGACAATGATATCGTAGAATATTTCTGCGATAGGATACTTCGATTGGAAAATGGTAAAATTATCTCAGAACAATAA
- the lipB gene encoding lipoyl(octanoyl) transferase LipB — MNNQVDLIDLGKMPFKEAWDIQENLLARNIEIKISNKRNSLSQTTKNYLLIVEHPHVYTLGKSGDPKNLLLSESELKQKKIDYFPINRGGDITYHGPGQIVIYPIFDLENFEPDLGKYLRTLEEAVILTLKEYNIDSGRIPGLTGVWLDYKNNSPNPRKICAIGIKSSRWVTMHGLAFNINTDLNYFDNIIPCGIDDKAVTSLANELEEDLNIDEVRKKLVLQLKDLFQFEYNFAEIPVL, encoded by the coding sequence TTGAACAATCAAGTAGATCTCATAGATTTAGGCAAAATGCCTTTTAAAGAAGCCTGGGATATTCAGGAAAATCTTTTAGCCAGGAACATTGAAATAAAAATTTCTAATAAGAGAAACTCACTAAGTCAAACCACAAAAAATTACCTTTTAATTGTTGAACACCCTCATGTTTATACACTTGGTAAAAGCGGTGATCCAAAAAATCTTTTGCTTAGTGAAAGTGAGTTAAAACAAAAGAAGATCGATTACTTTCCCATAAACAGGGGCGGTGACATAACCTACCACGGGCCGGGGCAGATAGTGATATATCCTATTTTTGACCTTGAAAATTTTGAACCCGATTTGGGTAAATATTTAAGAACCCTTGAAGAAGCGGTAATACTTACATTAAAAGAGTATAACATAGATTCAGGTCGAATTCCAGGGCTAACTGGCGTTTGGCTGGATTACAAAAACAACAGTCCAAATCCCAGAAAAATTTGTGCCATCGGCATTAAAAGCAGCAGATGGGTAACCATGCACGGTTTAGCCTTTAATATCAATACAGATTTAAATTACTTTGACAATATTATTCCTTGCGGAATTGATGACAAAGCAGTAACGAGTCTGGCCAATGAGCTTGAAGAGGATTTAAATATTGATGAAGTAAGAAAGAAATTGGTATTACAATTAAAAGACCTGTTTCAATTTGAATATAATTTTGCAGAAATACCTGTTCTTTAG
- a CDS encoding class I mannose-6-phosphate isomerase yields MAKLYPLKFYPQFVEKIWGGRMMQKYLGKPLPENGSFGESWEISEVEGFISVVSNGELKNKTLSECIDIFKEELLGTVVVSKYHYKFPLLIKFLDAQKDLSIQVHPNDKLAVQKGLKNGKNEMWYILNARKNATLYKGFINDTDKQTFLESVEKTSITNLLKTVEVEKDDVLHVPAGIIHNIGKGILLAEIQQNSDATYRIYDFDRKGPDGEKRDLHIEDACEALTFRAVERTKKNIIKEINKEVILVESEHFKTSRFTIKGEQKFSYADKNSFKVLICIEGKGKIKGEFESVDVKIGDTFLIPASLENFVLETDSGVELLLSQIP; encoded by the coding sequence ATGGCTAAACTATATCCTTTAAAATTTTACCCTCAATTTGTCGAAAAAATTTGGGGCGGCCGAATGATGCAAAAATATTTAGGGAAACCCCTTCCCGAAAATGGAAGCTTCGGTGAATCCTGGGAGATTTCTGAGGTAGAAGGGTTTATTTCTGTTGTAAGCAATGGAGAACTCAAAAATAAAACTCTTTCAGAATGCATCGATATATTTAAAGAAGAGCTTCTCGGAACTGTAGTGGTTTCTAAATACCATTATAAATTTCCTCTCTTGATAAAATTTTTAGATGCACAAAAAGATCTTTCCATTCAAGTGCATCCCAACGATAAGCTTGCCGTGCAAAAAGGCCTCAAAAATGGCAAAAATGAAATGTGGTATATATTGAATGCCCGAAAAAATGCCACTTTGTATAAGGGTTTTATAAATGATACCGACAAACAGACATTTCTCGAATCTGTTGAGAAAACTTCGATCACAAATCTTTTAAAAACTGTTGAAGTTGAAAAAGACGACGTGCTTCATGTGCCTGCAGGTATTATTCACAATATAGGTAAAGGAATTTTGCTCGCAGAGATTCAACAAAATTCTGATGCTACATATCGGATATATGACTTTGACAGAAAAGGTCCGGATGGGGAAAAAAGAGATTTACATATTGAAGACGCCTGCGAAGCCTTAACCTTCCGGGCAGTTGAGCGAACGAAGAAAAATATCATTAAAGAAATAAATAAGGAAGTTATACTTGTTGAATCAGAACACTTTAAAACAAGCAGGTTTACGATCAAGGGAGAACAAAAATTTTCATACGCTGATAAAAACAGTTTTAAAGTTCTTATTTGCATTGAAGGCAAAGGTAAAATTAAGGGTGAATTTGAATCTGTTGATGTTAAAATAGGTGATACATTTTTGATTCCTGCCTCATTAGAAAACTTTGTCCTGGAAACCGACTCCGGAGTTGAACTGTTGCTAAGTCAAATCCCATAA
- the pgi gene encoding glucose-6-phosphate isomerase: protein MLNNINPVKTKAWEKLQTHFETVKSQHMRQMFENDPQRFSKFSILNDDILLDYSKNRINEQSVELLIEFARECKLDSAIEAMFTGEKINETEGRAVLHTALRNFTDKELIHDGVNILNLIRKEQDKMKSFTQKLHSGEWKGHSGKKITQIVNIGIGGSDLGPVMVTEALKPYWIEGIETYYVSNVDGAHIFETLKKLDHERCLFMIASKTFTTQETMTNADTAKKWLIEKYKGVDSVVKSHFVALSTNTEAVRSYGIDPKNMFEFWDWVGGRFSLWSSIGLSIACTIGYDNYESLLRGAEKMDKHFRNSDFKNNMPVLLALLGIWYNNFFKCETHSILCYDQYLHRFAAYLQQGDMESNGKSVDRNGKSIDYQTGSIIWGEPGTNGQHAFYQLIHQGTKLIPSDFIAASIPHHHLQDHHNKLLANFFAQTEALMKGKSENEVFEEIKDLAPEKRDKILPYKVFQGNIPSNSILIKKLSPEIMGSLVALYEHKIFVQGILFNVYSFDQWGVQLGKQVAQGILPELENDLPINSHLSSTNGLINTFKKFRNG from the coding sequence ATGCTCAACAACATTAATCCTGTAAAAACCAAAGCATGGGAGAAATTACAAACTCATTTTGAGACAGTTAAATCTCAACATATGCGACAAATGTTCGAAAATGATCCTCAAAGGTTTTCAAAGTTTTCTATTTTAAATGACGATATCCTTCTGGATTATTCCAAGAACAGAATAAATGAGCAAAGCGTTGAGCTTCTCATTGAATTCGCAAGGGAATGCAAACTCGATTCGGCGATTGAGGCAATGTTTACGGGGGAGAAAATTAATGAAACTGAAGGACGTGCTGTTTTGCATACCGCTTTGAGGAATTTTACCGATAAGGAATTAATACATGATGGTGTAAACATTTTAAATCTTATTCGAAAAGAGCAGGACAAAATGAAGTCCTTCACACAAAAATTGCATTCGGGTGAATGGAAAGGTCATAGTGGAAAGAAAATTACCCAAATTGTCAATATCGGGATAGGGGGCTCCGATCTGGGTCCGGTGATGGTTACTGAAGCTTTAAAACCTTATTGGATTGAAGGTATTGAAACTTATTATGTCAGCAATGTTGATGGTGCTCATATTTTTGAAACACTCAAAAAACTGGATCATGAGCGCTGTTTGTTTATGATCGCCTCTAAAACTTTTACTACTCAAGAAACCATGACCAACGCCGATACGGCTAAAAAATGGTTGATTGAAAAATACAAGGGTGTAGACTCTGTAGTTAAAAGTCATTTTGTGGCCTTATCAACCAATACAGAAGCGGTAAGGAGTTATGGTATAGACCCAAAAAATATGTTTGAATTTTGGGATTGGGTAGGCGGACGATTTTCGTTGTGGTCATCCATTGGCCTTTCAATAGCCTGTACCATTGGTTATGACAACTACGAATCTTTGCTCCGTGGCGCTGAAAAGATGGATAAACATTTCCGCAATTCTGATTTTAAGAATAACATGCCCGTATTGCTTGCATTATTGGGAATTTGGTATAATAATTTCTTCAAGTGTGAAACGCATTCGATTCTTTGCTACGATCAATATTTGCATCGTTTTGCAGCTTATCTTCAGCAGGGAGATATGGAAAGCAATGGAAAAAGCGTTGATCGAAATGGCAAAAGCATTGATTACCAAACCGGCTCCATTATTTGGGGTGAACCCGGAACTAACGGTCAACATGCTTTTTATCAATTAATTCATCAGGGAACAAAACTCATACCATCAGATTTTATCGCAGCATCAATTCCACATCATCATCTACAAGATCATCACAATAAACTATTGGCTAATTTTTTTGCGCAAACTGAAGCTTTGATGAAGGGAAAATCAGAGAATGAAGTCTTTGAGGAAATTAAAGATCTGGCTCCTGAAAAAAGAGATAAAATTTTACCCTATAAGGTGTTTCAAGGAAATATTCCAAGCAATTCAATTCTTATCAAAAAGTTAAGTCCTGAGATTATGGGAAGCCTAGTGGCACTTTATGAGCATAAAATATTTGTGCAAGGAATTTTATTTAACGTTTACTCATTTGATCAATGGGGCGTACAACTGGGTAAGCAGGTCGCTCAGGGTATATTACCGGAATTGGAAAATGATTTGCCAATTAATAGTCACTTATCTTCCACAAACGGACTGATAAATACCTTTAAGAAATTTCGAAATGGCTAA
- a CDS encoding YraN family protein — translation MTTTKKIGDRGEDLAVQYLNAGGYKILEQKYRFKRSEIDIIAEKEEFIVFVEVKTRKSKYYGYPEAFVDSKKAEMIHLAAEEYLDGKPLDKPIRFDIISIIDKGSSQKIEHFKDAF, via the coding sequence ATGACTACTACAAAAAAAATTGGTGACAGGGGCGAGGATTTAGCAGTTCAGTATTTAAATGCCGGAGGATACAAAATTTTGGAGCAAAAATATAGATTTAAAAGAAGTGAAATAGATATTATCGCAGAAAAAGAAGAATTTATAGTATTTGTTGAGGTAAAAACAAGAAAAAGTAAATATTATGGCTATCCTGAAGCGTTTGTAGATTCAAAAAAAGCGGAAATGATTCATTTGGCCGCAGAAGAATATTTGGATGGTAAACCTTTGGATAAGCCTATTCGCTTTGATATTATTTCAATTATAGACAAGGGAAGCTCCCAAAAAATAGAGCATTTTAAGGATGCATTTTAA
- a CDS encoding 3'-5' exonuclease codes for MEQLLFLDIETVSEYKNFEDLPERIKPLWNKKAQILSKGEIAGEDLYEEKAGIYSEFGKIVVIGLGFLTGDLNKNPGLRVKALASHSEEDILKQFSDILDRMDSKNTILVAHNGKEFDFPYLSRRMLVKNIPLPEALNISGKKPWEIQHLDTMEMWKFGDWKSYTSLDLLAAIFDIPSSKSDIDGSMVSGIYYGEKDLEKISKYCIKDVVVCAQVFMKLRGLNLIEENNIQVVD; via the coding sequence ATGGAACAATTGCTCTTTCTCGACATAGAAACGGTTTCTGAATACAAAAACTTTGAAGATTTACCGGAGCGAATAAAACCGCTTTGGAACAAAAAGGCCCAGATATTAAGCAAAGGTGAAATTGCCGGAGAAGATCTCTATGAAGAAAAAGCGGGCATTTATTCTGAATTTGGAAAAATAGTAGTCATAGGACTTGGATTCCTAACCGGTGACTTAAATAAAAATCCAGGATTGCGCGTAAAGGCACTTGCATCGCACAGCGAGGAAGATATTCTAAAACAATTTTCCGACATTCTCGATCGCATGGATTCGAAAAATACAATCCTCGTGGCCCATAATGGAAAAGAATTTGATTTTCCCTATTTAAGCAGAAGAATGCTCGTTAAAAATATCCCACTGCCGGAAGCGTTGAACATTTCAGGTAAAAAACCTTGGGAAATTCAACATCTGGACACCATGGAAATGTGGAAATTTGGAGACTGGAAAAGCTATACTTCTTTGGATTTATTGGCAGCTATTTTTGATATCCCTTCGAGTAAATCAGATATTGATGGAAGCATGGTATCCGGTATTTATTACGGAGAAAAAGATCTGGAAAAAATTTCCAAATATTGTATCAAAGACGTTGTGGTGTGTGCACAGGTCTTTATGAAATTGCGAGGTTTAAATTTGATAGAAGAAAATAATATCCAGGTTGTAGATTAA
- a CDS encoding T9SS type A sorting domain-containing protein, which translates to MRTFTLSLILILAFALNVNSQFIRGQKTERISGFKTKTSIKPVSSKNVILKRMAFMAHRMDSARIYIYDSVGNIEGSLLARINYSFDHKPDEIQLSDDNLIPGFAFYRLTFTYLNNDQEIITTQYEYNGISYQVTDRSLYYFNSNGSMDSLIYEYADQGGSTWIKYSKRAFDYTGNGQIDKETDFYWNNIWVPDYRTSYIYALNGNLEKTIFEFHDGQNWTNNFYNQYHYGSTNLVDSILGYYKDMFGGSDILDGKIEIEHDQNGNPSRQIFAYFDGLNYVYDSREEFAYDLNALFSNALYPNLESPFYQMTQNEIVNLPVGDTYSSFDNGWNLHESTIYFYSQQTISSIADKNAKSEIRIYPNPASDLINIYTPIVKSNMVLEITDAQGKQILIEELHNSYSQIQIANYQSGIYLYQLSSDEGVQKGKFIKN; encoded by the coding sequence ATGAGAACATTTACACTTTCATTAATCCTTATATTGGCATTTGCATTAAATGTAAATTCCCAATTTATAAGAGGTCAAAAAACCGAAAGGATTTCGGGTTTTAAGACAAAGACTTCAATTAAACCGGTGTCATCTAAAAATGTAATTTTAAAGAGAATGGCATTCATGGCGCATCGTATGGATTCTGCAAGAATTTATATTTACGATAGTGTGGGAAATATTGAAGGTAGCCTACTGGCAAGAATCAATTATAGTTTTGATCACAAACCTGATGAAATTCAATTATCAGATGATAATCTAATACCTGGATTTGCTTTTTATAGGCTTACTTTTACTTATTTAAACAATGACCAGGAGATTATCACAACCCAGTACGAGTACAATGGAATATCCTATCAGGTTACAGACAGAAGTTTATATTATTTTAATTCAAATGGATCAATGGATTCTTTAATTTATGAATATGCCGATCAAGGTGGAAGTACATGGATTAAATATTCAAAACGCGCTTTTGATTATACTGGTAATGGACAAATTGACAAGGAAACGGATTTTTACTGGAACAATATCTGGGTACCGGATTATAGGACAAGCTATATTTATGCTTTAAATGGGAATTTAGAAAAAACGATTTTTGAATTTCACGACGGGCAGAACTGGACTAACAATTTCTATAATCAATACCATTATGGAAGTACAAACTTAGTGGATTCTATTCTTGGTTATTACAAAGACATGTTCGGGGGATCCGATATTCTTGATGGTAAAATTGAAATTGAGCATGATCAGAATGGTAACCCCAGCCGCCAGATTTTTGCATATTTTGATGGTCTTAATTACGTGTATGACAGCAGAGAGGAATTTGCATACGATTTGAATGCTTTGTTTTCCAATGCGTTATATCCTAATCTGGAAAGTCCATTTTATCAAATGACTCAAAATGAGATTGTAAATCTTCCGGTTGGAGACACATATTCTTCATTTGATAATGGTTGGAATTTGCATGAGTCCACGATTTATTTTTATAGTCAACAAACTATTTCTTCTATTGCGGATAAAAATGCAAAATCGGAGATTCGAATTTATCCAAATCCGGCAAGTGATCTAATCAATATTTACACACCTATTGTGAAATCAAATATGGTATTGGAAATAACCGATGCACAGGGAAAGCAAATATTAATAGAAGAACTTCACAATAGCTATTCACAGATACAAATAGCAAATTATCAATCGGGAATTTACTTATATCAACTGAGCTCTGATGAAGGTGTTCAAAAAGGTAAATTCATTAAAAATTAA
- a CDS encoding DUF3575 domain-containing protein, producing the protein MKRIILISVLPVLLLFLTTNNSKAQVKDNVVKLNLFGLIVGQYQMSYERALNENLSVQLAAGLISREWDLSFGTATNTQKDNGFIIIPEVRYYFSEAPKGVYGGAFIRYRSVTNSVEYTTLDQNLNTINAKAELSRNAIGGGLLIGYQVLISDAVAIDIQLGPQYKSVSTDFTPDANDPNTSISFEGEDSGVGVRFAVNFGIAF; encoded by the coding sequence ATGAAAAGAATTATTCTAATTTCCGTGCTACCTGTTCTTCTATTGTTTTTAACTACCAACAATTCAAAGGCACAGGTAAAAGATAATGTCGTGAAACTTAACTTGTTTGGCTTAATTGTCGGACAGTATCAAATGTCATATGAACGTGCTTTAAATGAAAATTTATCTGTACAACTTGCAGCCGGGCTTATTTCCAGAGAATGGGATTTGAGTTTCGGAACTGCCACTAACACTCAAAAAGATAATGGGTTTATCATTATCCCGGAAGTGAGGTATTATTTTTCCGAAGCACCTAAAGGCGTTTATGGAGGTGCATTTATTCGATACAGATCCGTAACGAATTCTGTAGAATACACAACACTTGACCAAAACTTAAACACTATTAATGCCAAAGCAGAGTTAAGCAGAAATGCAATTGGTGGTGGTCTTTTAATCGGTTATCAGGTTTTAATATCCGATGCGGTTGCAATTGATATTCAACTGGGCCCTCAATATAAATCTGTTTCCACTGATTTCACTCCGGATGCTAATGATCCGAACACATCTATATCTTTTGAAGGGGAAGATTCCGGTGTTGGAGTTCGTTTCGCGGTAAACTTTGGAATAGCTTTCTAG
- a CDS encoding outer membrane beta-barrel protein — MKLLLSALIFFFMSNAVLAQSAGEMRVSAGLAIGTEAGLDNNGGKALGLGINIGGEYFIVDNISASPSFTYFFESNVGTLPNRFSLRLNTLNIDGRYYLMDSPVEFYGIAGISIASARAESNVSIFGVNQVSSSSDSEVGLNFGIGANLPVTDEIQGNAQMVYNTPLEQLIINLGVVYRIF; from the coding sequence ATGAAACTATTACTATCAGCTTTAATTTTCTTTTTTATGTCCAATGCAGTATTAGCACAAAGCGCAGGAGAAATGCGAGTAAGTGCTGGATTAGCCATAGGCACAGAAGCCGGCCTGGATAACAATGGAGGAAAGGCTCTGGGTCTGGGAATTAATATTGGTGGCGAATATTTCATTGTAGACAATATTTCTGCATCCCCGAGTTTTACATACTTCTTTGAGTCAAATGTAGGAACATTGCCCAACCGCTTTTCATTGCGTTTGAATACTTTGAATATTGACGGGCGATATTATCTCATGGATTCACCGGTAGAGTTTTACGGCATTGCAGGAATATCAATTGCAAGTGCAAGAGCGGAAAGCAATGTCAGCATTTTTGGTGTAAATCAGGTTAGTTCCAGTTCTGATTCTGAAGTAGGACTAAATTTTGGAATTGGTGCCAATCTTCCCGTCACTGATGAAATTCAGGGAAATGCACAAATGGTATATAACACTCCGCTCGAGCAGCTCATTATTAATTTAGGTGTAGTATATCGCATTTTCTAA